In Sciurus carolinensis chromosome 17, mSciCar1.2, whole genome shotgun sequence, one genomic interval encodes:
- the Mbd3l1 gene encoding LOW QUALITY PROTEIN: methyl-CpG-binding domain protein 3-like 1 (The sequence of the model RefSeq protein was modified relative to this genomic sequence to represent the inferred CDS: deleted 1 base in 1 codon), producing MVKTSQRKQRDCVNQSKPKPGLSISIPLRMSSYTFKRPVTRITAHPGNEVRYHQWEENLDKPQQVCWQRRLQGLQAYSSVGELLSMLDLTKTLQKLAPRCLGAPLPGALTGGLHPSSMPALAPSSHFVETVPGASLSSPQLLCKQFLVTEEDIRKQERKVKRARERLAIAMIADRLASEAEKDRDREGRPDDRRGEKILLTKGGMAFIHIALQGPYVDIVFDLSSCHLKTYQCFPLLNSFVQHKKI from the exons atggtCAAGACTTCACAGAGGAAGCAGCGTGACTGTGTGAACCAGTCCAAACCAAAGCCTGGTTTAAGCATCTCGATCCCCTTGAGGATGTCCAGTTACACATTCAAGAGACCAGTTACTAGAATTACAGCACATCCAGGCAATGAGGTTAGATACCATCAATGGGAAGAGAACTTGGACAAGCCCCAGCAGGTCTGCTGGCAGAGGAGACTGCAAGGACTCCAGGCCTACAGCAGCGTAGGAGAGCTCTTGAGTATGTTAGATCTTACTAAAACTTTGCAAAAACTTGCACCTCGTTGCTTAGGTGCACCCCTACCCGGGGCTCTGACTGGTGGTCTGCACCCCAGCTCCATGCCTGCCCTTGCCCCATCTTCTCATTTTGTGGAGACGGTTCCTGGAGCCAGTCTGAGTAGCCCACAGCTCCTCTGCAAACAGTTTCTGGTCACTGAGGAAGATATTAGGAAACAGGAAAGGAAGGTgaagagagccagagagagactGGCTATAGCAATGATTGCAGACAGACTAGCCAGTGAGGCAGAGAAAGACAGG GACCGAGAAGGGCGTCCTGATGACCGCAGGGGAGAGAAGATACTGTTGACCAAAGGGGGCATGGCCTTTATTCACATCGCTTTGCAGGGACCATATGTAGACATAGTGTTTGACTTGAGCTCCTGCCACCTTAAAACATACCAATGCTTTCCCTTATTAAACTCCTTTGTGCAACACAAGAAAATCTAA